A genomic region of Staphylococcus roterodami contains the following coding sequences:
- a CDS encoding YjjG family noncanonical pyrimidine nucleotidase, whose amino-acid sequence MGYKNILIDFDDTIVDFYDAEEWAFHYMANLFEHKATDLDFLEFKKINHQHWEAFQQNKLTKAEVLSQRFVNYFKRHQMEIDGHRADVLFRNGLAEAKIKYFDQTLETIIELSENHNLYIVTNGVTETQKRRLNQTPLHKYFKNIYISEETGHQKPSPEFFNYVFNDIGESERESSIIVGDSLTSDILGGINAGIATCWFNFRNFEPNPEITPDYEINSWTQLKRIVDEEN is encoded by the coding sequence TTGGGATATAAAAATATTTTAATAGACTTTGATGACACAATTGTGGACTTTTATGATGCGGAAGAATGGGCATTTCATTACATGGCTAATCTATTTGAACATAAAGCTACTGATCTTGATTTTTTAGAGTTTAAAAAAATTAATCATCAACATTGGGAAGCATTTCAACAGAATAAGTTAACAAAGGCTGAAGTTTTATCACAACGATTTGTAAATTACTTTAAACGCCATCAAATGGAAATAGATGGTCATCGTGCAGATGTTTTGTTCAGAAATGGTTTAGCAGAAGCAAAAATCAAATATTTTGATCAAACATTAGAAACTATCATTGAACTATCAGAGAATCATAATTTGTATATTGTGACTAATGGAGTTACAGAAACGCAAAAAAGAAGACTAAATCAAACACCACTTCATAAATATTTTAAAAATATTTATATTTCAGAAGAAACTGGACATCAAAAACCAAGTCCTGAGTTTTTTAATTATGTCTTTAATGATATAGGTGAATCTGAAAGAGAAAGCTCAATCATTGTAGGTGACTCTCTAACATCTGATATTCTAGGCGGAATTAATGCAGGGATTGCAACTTGTTGGTTTAATTTTAGGAATTTTGAACCAAACCCCGAAATAACACCTGATTATGAAATTAATTCATGGACGCAATTGAAAAGAATTGTTGACGAAGAAAATTAA
- a CDS encoding N-acetyltransferase, translating to MSEIKRLEINYKTDELFENFREFGNKDLYMVNELNGQMIDASSDSPFYGIFVGDQLGARMALLKKGDVEEIYFPDFDDYLLLWKLEVLPKYQNRGYATKLIDFAKSFNMPIKAIGRNDSKDFFLHHGFTDVEAKNIEGHDVLLWKP from the coding sequence ATGAGTGAAATCAAACGTCTTGAAATTAATTACAAAACTGATGAACTGTTTGAGAACTTTAGAGAATTTGGCAACAAAGACTTATATATGGTCAACGAATTAAATGGCCAAATGATTGATGCAAGTTCTGATTCACCATTTTATGGTATATTTGTCGGAGATCAATTAGGGGCTAGAATGGCTTTACTAAAAAAAGGTGATGTTGAAGAAATTTACTTCCCAGATTTTGATGATTATTTATTACTATGGAAGTTAGAAGTATTGCCAAAATATCAAAACAGAGGATATGCAACAAAACTAATTGATTTTGCAAAAAGCTTTAATATGCCAATTAAAGCGATTGGAAGAAATGATTCAAAGGATTTCTTTTTACATCATGGATTTACAGATGTGGAAGCTAAAAATATAGAAGGACACGATGTCTTACTGTGGAAACCATAA
- the bshC gene encoding bacillithiol biosynthesis cysteine-adding enzyme BshC — protein MDCKVVSLNEKDQFISKIKGSNPEIVGLFQYDAAQQTSFEKRMSKESNGREEVLANVIRDYMSDLDISNEQNNNLEALARGSKVVIGGQQAGLFGGPLYTFHKIFSIITLADQLEDTYKQKVVPVFWIAGEDHDFDEVNHTYVYNENEATLHKVKYHTMDAPESTVSRYNPDKAELKRALKAMFKQMKETVYTQSLIDMCETIIEQYHSWSDMFKALLHETFKTYGVLFIDAQYEPLRKIEAPLFTEILKKHQSLDCAFRATQQRTQEQGLDAMIQTDTNVHLFLHDDQMRQLISYEDEVFKLSKTNKSYRMEEILKIAENQPELFSNNVVTRPLMEEWLFNTVAFVGGPSEIKYWAELKGVFDLFEIEMPIVMPRLRITYLNKRIEKLLNKYEVPLSEVLAHGVEESRSKFIREQASDDFIEKVESMIKQQHILYKDLLNEVTGNQNNINLVTKNNEIHQHQYEYLLNRYLLNVERENKISMKQYCEIEEHLHPMGGLQERVWNPLQILNDFGIDVFKPSTYPPLSYTFDHIVIKP, from the coding sequence ATGGACTGTAAAGTAGTTAGTTTAAATGAAAAAGATCAGTTTATATCTAAAATAAAAGGCAGTAATCCTGAAATTGTAGGGTTGTTTCAATATGATGCTGCACAACAAACCAGTTTTGAAAAGAGAATGTCGAAAGAAAGTAACGGCAGGGAAGAAGTATTAGCTAATGTCATTCGTGATTATATGAGTGATCTAGATATATCTAATGAACAAAACAATAATTTAGAAGCGCTGGCTAGAGGTTCAAAGGTAGTAATTGGCGGACAGCAGGCTGGACTTTTTGGAGGTCCACTTTATACATTTCACAAAATCTTTTCCATTATCACTTTAGCGGACCAACTTGAGGATACGTATAAACAAAAAGTTGTGCCAGTATTTTGGATTGCAGGAGAAGATCATGATTTTGATGAAGTCAACCATACGTACGTTTATAATGAGAATGAAGCGACATTACATAAAGTTAAATATCATACTATGGATGCGCCCGAATCAACGGTTTCTAGATATAATCCAGACAAAGCTGAATTAAAGAGAGCTTTAAAAGCGATGTTTAAACAAATGAAAGAAACGGTCTACACACAAAGTTTAATCGATATGTGTGAAACGATAATTGAGCAATATCATTCATGGTCAGATATGTTCAAAGCACTATTACACGAGACTTTTAAAACGTATGGAGTGCTCTTTATAGATGCGCAGTATGAACCGTTAAGAAAAATTGAAGCACCGTTATTTACTGAAATTCTAAAAAAACATCAATCTCTCGATTGTGCGTTTAGGGCAACACAACAACGTACACAAGAACAAGGATTGGATGCCATGATTCAAACTGATACAAATGTACATTTGTTTTTACATGATGATCAAATGCGTCAGCTTATCTCATACGAAGATGAAGTGTTTAAATTAAGTAAAACGAACAAATCGTATAGAATGGAAGAGATTTTAAAAATTGCTGAAAATCAACCAGAGTTGTTTTCTAATAATGTCGTAACAAGACCATTAATGGAAGAGTGGTTGTTTAATACTGTGGCATTTGTTGGTGGGCCTAGTGAAATTAAATACTGGGCAGAATTAAAAGGTGTTTTTGATTTATTTGAAATTGAAATGCCAATTGTTATGCCAAGACTAAGAATTACCTATTTAAATAAACGTATTGAAAAATTGCTTAATAAGTATGAAGTGCCACTATCAGAAGTTTTAGCTCATGGTGTGGAAGAAAGTAGGAGTAAATTCATTCGTGAACAAGCATCAGATGATTTTATTGAAAAAGTTGAATCAATGATTAAGCAACAACATATTTTATATAAAGATTTATTAAATGAAGTCACTGGTAATCAGAATAATATAAATCTCGTTACTAAAAACAACGAAATTCATCAACACCAATATGAATACTTGTTAAATCGTTACTTATTAAATGTTGAAAGAGAAAATAAAATAAGCATGAAACAGTATTGTGAAATCGAAGAACATCTCCACCCAATGGGCGGATTACAAGAACGTGTATGGAATCCACTTCAAATCTTGAATGATTTTGGGATAGATGTGTTCAAGCCCTCCACCTATCCACCACTTTCTTACACTTTTGATCATATTGTTATAAAACCTTAG
- the mraZ gene encoding division/cell wall cluster transcriptional repressor MraZ: MFMGEYDHQLDTKGRMIIPSKFRYDLNERFIITRGLDKCLFGYTLDEWQQIEEKMKTLPMTKKDARKFMRMFFSGAVEVELDKQGRINIPQNLRKYANLTKECTVIGVSNRIEIWDRETWNDFYEESEESFEDIAEDLIDFDF, encoded by the coding sequence ATGTTCATGGGAGAATACGATCATCAATTGGATACAAAAGGACGTATGATTATACCGTCCAAGTTTCGTTATGATTTAAATGAGCGTTTTATTATCACAAGAGGCCTTGATAAATGTTTATTCGGTTACACTTTAGACGAATGGCAACAGATTGAAGAGAAAATGAAAACCTTACCTATGACAAAAAAAGACGCACGTAAGTTTATGCGTATGTTCTTCTCTGGTGCTGTTGAAGTTGAACTTGATAAACAAGGGCGTATTAATATCCCACAAAATTTGAGGAAATACGCTAATTTAACTAAAGAATGTACAGTAATCGGTGTATCAAATCGTATTGAGATTTGGGACAGAGAGACTTGGAATGATTTTTATGAAGAATCTGAAGAAAGTTTCGAAGATATTGCTGAAGATTTAATAGATTTTGATTTTTAA
- the rsmH gene encoding 16S rRNA (cytosine(1402)-N(4))-methyltransferase RsmH: protein MLNETIDYLNVKENGVYIDCTLGGAGHALYLLNLLNDEGRLIAIDQDQTAIDNAKEVLKDHLHKVTFVHSNFRELTNILNDLNIEKVDGIYYDLGVSSPQLDIPERGFSYHHDATLDMRMDQTQELTAYDIVNNWSYEALVKIFYRYGEEKFSKQIARRIEAHREQQPITTTLELVDIIKEGIPAKARRKGGHPAKRVFQALRIAVNDELSAFEDSIEQAIELVNVNGRISVITFHSLEDRLCKQVFQEYEKGPEVPRGLPVIPEEYTPKLKRVNRKPITATEEDLDDNNRARSAKLRVAEILK, encoded by the coding sequence ATGTTAAACGAAACCATTGATTATTTAAATGTAAAAGAAAATGGTGTGTACATTGACTGTACGCTAGGTGGAGCGGGACATGCCCTTTATTTACTAAATCTATTAAATGACGAAGGTAGATTAATAGCAATTGACCAAGATCAAACGGCTATTGATAATGCTAAAGAAGTACTGAAAGATCATTTGCATAAAGTGACTTTCGTGCATAGTAACTTTCGTGAATTAACTAACATTTTAAATGACTTAAACATTGAAAAAGTAGACGGAATATACTACGACTTGGGTGTTTCGAGCCCACAATTAGATATTCCTGAGCGAGGATTCAGCTATCATCATGATGCAACGTTAGATATGCGTATGGATCAAACTCAAGAACTAACGGCTTATGACATCGTAAATAATTGGTCATATGAAGCTTTAGTGAAAATATTTTATCGTTATGGCGAAGAAAAATTTTCAAAACAGATAGCTAGAAGAATCGAAGCACATCGTGAACAACAACCAATAACAACAACACTAGAATTAGTTGACATAATAAAAGAAGGAATTCCTGCTAAAGCGAGAAGGAAAGGTGGTCATCCTGCAAAACGTGTTTTTCAAGCATTGCGAATTGCAGTTAACGATGAATTATCAGCCTTTGAAGATTCAATTGAACAAGCGATTGAATTAGTGAATGTAAATGGCAGGATATCGGTTATCACATTCCATTCATTGGAAGATCGTTTATGTAAACAAGTTTTCCAAGAATACGAAAAGGGTCCTGAAGTACCAAGAGGATTACCGGTGATACCAGAAGAATATACACCTAAGTTAAAGCGAGTTAATCGTAAACCGATTACCGCAACAGAAGAAGATTTAGATGACAATAATAGAGCACGTAGCGCGAAATTACGTGTAGCTGAAATACTTAAATAA
- the ftsL gene encoding cell division protein FtsL — protein MAVEKVYQPYDEQVYTSIPKQQPQTKPEKKTVSRKVVVQLTKFEKVLYITLITVIAMLSIYMLSLKMDAYDTRGKIADLDYKIDKQSSENSALQSEIKKNSSYERIYEKAKKQGMSLENDNVKVVRSNGEAKN, from the coding sequence ATGGCTGTAGAAAAAGTGTATCAACCATATGACGAACAAGTTTATACTAGTATACCGAAGCAACAACCACAAACTAAACCCGAAAAGAAAACTGTTTCGAGAAAAGTGGTTGTACAATTAACTAAATTTGAAAAAGTTTTATACATAACTTTGATTACTGTAATTGCTATGTTAAGTATTTATATGCTATCTTTAAAAATGGATGCGTATGATACGCGAGGAAAGATTGCAGATTTAGATTATAAAATAGATAAACAATCAAGTGAAAACAGTGCTTTACAATCTGAAATCAAAAAGAATTCTTCTTATGAACGCATATACGAAAAGGCTAAGAAACAGGGGATGAGCCTTGAGAACGATAATGTAAAGGTAGTGCGTAGTAATGGCGAAGCAAAAAATTAA
- a CDS encoding penicillin-binding protein, translating into MAKQKIKIKKNKIGAVLLVGLFGLLFFILVLRISYIMITGHSNGQDLVMKANEKYLVKNAQQPERGKIYDRNGKVLAEDVERYKLVAVVDKKASANSKKPRHVVDKKETAKKLSTVIDMKPEEIEKRLSQKKVFQIEFGRKGTNLTYQDKLKIEKMNMPGISLLPETERFYPNGNFASHLIGMAQKNPDTGELKGALGVEKIFDSYLSGSKGSLRYIHDIWGYIAPNTKKEKQPKRGDDVHLTIDSNIQVFVEEALDGMVERYRPKDLFAVVMDAKTGEILAYSQRPTFNPETGKDFGKKWANDLYQNTYEPGSTFKSFGLAAAIQEGAFDPNKKYKSGHRDIMGSRISDWNRVGWGEIPMSLGFTYSSNTLMMHLQDLVGADKMKSWYERFGFGKSTKGMFDGEAPGQIGWSNELQQKTSSFGQSTTVTPAQMLQAQSAFFNNGNMLKPWFVNSVENPVSKKQFYKGEKQIAGKPITKDTAEKVEKQLDLVVNSKKSHAANYRIEGYDIEGKTGTAQVAAPNGGGYVKGPNPYFVSFMGDAPKKNPKVIVYAGMSLAQKNDQEAYELGVSKAFKPIMENTLKYLNVGKSKDDTSNAEFSKVPDVEGQEKQKAIDNVSAKSLEPVTIGSGSQIKAQSVKAGNKVLPHSKVLLLTDGDVTMPDMTGWTKEDVIAFENLTNIKVNLKGSGFVSHQSITKGQKLTEKDKIDVEFSSENVDSNSTNNSDSKSDDTNKSDSKSDKDKSE; encoded by the coding sequence ATGGCGAAGCAAAAAATTAAAATTAAAAAAAATAAAATAGGGGCAGTCCTACTTGTTGGTTTATTCGGACTGCTCTTTTTTATATTGGTTTTAAGAATTTCATATATCATGATTACTGGCCACTCTAATGGTCAAGATTTAGTCATGAAGGCAAACGAAAAGTATTTAGTTAAAAATGCACAACAACCAGAACGAGGTAAGATATATGATCGTAATGGTAAAGTGCTAGCAGAAGATGTAGAAAGATATAAACTTGTAGCTGTTGTAGATAAAAAGGCTAGTGCCAATTCTAAGAAGCCAAGGCATGTAGTTGATAAAAAAGAAACAGCTAAGAAATTGTCTACAGTCATTGATATGAAACCAGAAGAAATTGAAAAAAGACTTAGTCAAAAGAAAGTTTTTCAAATCGAGTTCGGTCGTAAAGGTACTAATTTAACATATCAGGATAAATTGAAAATTGAGAAAATGAATATGCCGGGTATTTCTTTACTTCCTGAAACAGAGCGATTTTATCCGAATGGTAACTTTGCATCACACTTAATTGGTATGGCTCAAAAGAATCCGGACACTGGTGAACTTAAAGGTGCACTTGGTGTTGAAAAGATTTTTGATAGTTACTTAAGTGGTTCAAAAGGTTCGTTAAGATATATTCATGATATTTGGGGTTATATTGCACCAAATACTAAGAAAGAAAAACAACCAAAACGTGGCGACGATGTTCATTTAACTATTGATTCAAATATACAAGTGTTTGTTGAAGAAGCGCTTGATGGCATGGTTGAAAGATATCGTCCAAAAGATTTGTTTGCAGTTGTTATGGATGCTAAAACCGGTGAGATACTAGCCTATAGTCAACGACCAACTTTTAATCCTGAAACTGGGAAAGATTTTGGTAAAAAATGGGCTAATGACTTATATCAAAACACATATGAACCTGGATCAACATTCAAATCATTTGGATTAGCTGCTGCTATTCAAGAAGGCGCATTTGATCCAAATAAAAAATACAAATCAGGACATAGAGACATAATGGGGTCTCGTATATCTGACTGGAATAGAGTTGGTTGGGGAGAAATCCCAATGTCACTTGGATTCACTTATTCATCAAATACTTTAATGATGCATTTGCAAGATTTAGTTGGTGCAGACAAAATGAAGTCATGGTATGAACGTTTTGGTTTTGGAAAATCAACTAAAGGAATGTTTGATGGAGAAGCGCCAGGACAAATTGGTTGGAGCAATGAATTACAACAAAAAACATCATCATTTGGACAGTCGACAACTGTAACGCCAGCACAAATGTTGCAAGCTCAATCTGCATTCTTTAATAATGGTAATATGTTAAAACCATGGTTTGTGAACAGCGTTGAAAATCCAGTTAGCAAAAAGCAATTTTACAAAGGTGAAAAACAAATCGCCGGCAAACCAATTACGAAAGATACTGCTGAAAAGGTAGAAAAACAGTTAGACTTGGTTGTTAATAGTAAGAAAAGTCATGCTGCAAACTATCGTATAGAAGGTTATGATATTGAAGGTAAGACTGGTACAGCTCAAGTAGCTGCTCCAAATGGTGGCGGTTATGTTAAAGGTCCAAACCCATACTTTGTAAGCTTTATGGGTGATGCGCCTAAGAAAAACCCTAAAGTAATAGTGTATGCTGGTATGAGTTTAGCTCAGAAAAATGATCAAGAAGCTTATGAATTAGGTGTAAGTAAAGCATTTAAACCTATCATGGAAAATACTTTAAAATATTTAAATGTAGGTAAATCGAAAGACGATACTTCTAATGCTGAGTTTAGTAAAGTGCCTGATGTTGAAGGGCAAGAAAAACAAAAAGCTATTGATAATGTGAGTGCAAAATCATTAGAACCAGTTACAATCGGTTCAGGATCACAAATTAAAGCACAATCAGTAAAAGCAGGAAATAAAGTGTTACCACATAGTAAAGTGTTGCTATTAACTGATGGTGACGTGACAATGCCTGATATGACAGGTTGGACGAAAGAAGATGTTATTGCCTTTGAAAACTTAACAAATATTAAAGTGAATTTAAAAGGTAGTGGTTTCGTGTCTCATCAATCAATTACAAAAGGTCAAAAACTTACTGAAAAAGACAAAATAGACGTAGAATTTTCATCAGAGAATGTAGACAGCAATTCAACTAATAATTCTGATTCGAAATCAGATGATACAAATAAATCTGACAGTAAATCTGACAAAGATAAGTCGGAATAA
- the mraY gene encoding phospho-N-acetylmuramoyl-pentapeptide-transferase has product MIFVYAFLALVITFVLVPVLIPTLKRMKFGQSIREEGPQSHMKKTGTPTMGGLTFLLSIVITSLIAIIFVNDSNPILLLLFVTIGFGLIGFIDDYIIVVKKNNQGLTSKQKFLAQIGIAIIFFVLSNVFHLVSFSTNIHIPFTNIAIPLSFAYVVFIVFWQVGFSNAVNLTDGLDGLATGLSIIGFTMYAIMSFVLGETAIGIFCIIMLFALLGFLPYNINPAKVFMGDTGSLALGGIFATISIMLNQELSLIFIGLVFVIETLSVMLQVASFKLTGKRIFKMSPIHHHFELIGWSEWKVVTVFWTVGLISGLIGLWIGVH; this is encoded by the coding sequence ATGATTTTTGTATATGCGTTTTTAGCGCTAGTCATCACTTTTGTTTTAGTACCTGTATTAATACCTACACTAAAAAGGATGAAATTCGGACAAAGTATCCGTGAAGAAGGTCCACAAAGCCACATGAAAAAAACAGGAACACCAACTATGGGTGGGCTAACATTTTTATTAAGTATTGTGATAACGTCATTAATTGCAATTATTTTTGTTAATGACTCAAATCCTATTTTATTATTGTTATTTGTAACAATTGGATTTGGATTAATTGGTTTTATCGATGATTACATCATTGTTGTTAAAAAGAATAACCAAGGTTTAACAAGCAAACAGAAATTTTTAGCGCAAATTGGAATAGCGATTATTTTCTTTGTTTTAAGTAATGTATTTCATTTGGTGAGTTTTTCAACAAATATACATATTCCATTTACAAATATAGCAATTCCACTATCGTTTGCTTATGTTGTATTTATAGTATTTTGGCAAGTTGGGTTTTCTAATGCGGTAAATTTAACTGATGGATTAGACGGACTAGCTACTGGCTTATCAATTATTGGTTTCACAATGTATGCAATTATGAGTTTTGTATTAGGTGAAACAGCAATAGGTATTTTCTGTATTATTATGTTATTTGCACTTTTAGGGTTTTTACCATATAACATTAATCCAGCAAAAGTGTTTATGGGTGATACGGGAAGTTTAGCATTAGGTGGTATTTTTGCTACAATTTCAATCATGTTAAATCAAGAGTTATCCTTAATTTTTATAGGACTTGTATTTGTGATAGAAACTTTATCGGTAATGTTACAAGTAGCCAGCTTTAAGCTTACTGGAAAACGTATATTTAAAATGAGCCCAATTCATCATCATTTTGAGTTGATTGGTTGGAGTGAATGGAAAGTTGTTACAGTATTTTGGACTGTAGGTTTAATTTCAGGTTTAATCGGATTATGGATTGGAGTGCATTAA
- the murD gene encoding UDP-N-acetylmuramoyl-L-alanine--D-glutamate ligase: MLNYKGLENENVLVVGLAKSGYEAAKLLSKLGANVTVNDGKDLSQDAHAKDLESMGIKVVSGSHPISLLDNDPIVVKNPGIPYTVSIIDEAVKRNLKILTEVELSYLISEAPIIAVTGTNGKTTVTSLIGDMFKKSRLTGRLSGNIGYVASKVAQEVKPSDYLITELSSFQLLGIEKYRPHIAIITNIYSAHLDYHENLENYQNAKKQIYKNQTKDDYLICNYHQRQVIESEDLKAKTLYFSTQQEVDGIYIKDGFIVYKGIRIINTDDLVLPGEHNLENILAAVLACILAGVPIKAIIDSLTTFSGIEHRLQYIGTNRTNKYYNDSKATNTLATQFALNSFNQPIIWLCGGLDRGNEFDELIPYMENVRVMVVFGQTKDKFAKLGNSQGKSVIEANNVEDAVDKVQDIIEPNDVVLLSPACASWDQYSTFEERGDKFIERFRAHLPSY, translated from the coding sequence ATGCTCAATTATAAGGGCTTGGAAAATGAAAATGTATTAGTAGTAGGACTTGCAAAAAGTGGATACGAGGCAGCTAAATTATTAAGTAAGTTGGGTGCGAATGTAACGGTAAATGATGGTAAAGATTTGTCACAAGATGCGCATGCTAAAGATTTAGAATCAATGGGAATTAAGGTCGTTAGTGGTAGCCATCCAATATCATTACTAGACAATGATCCAATAGTTGTTAAAAATCCTGGTATACCATATACCGTGTCTATTATTGATGAAGCTGTGAAAAGGAATTTGAAAATATTAACTGAAGTAGAATTGAGTTATTTAATTTCTGAAGCACCAATCATAGCAGTGACAGGTACTAATGGTAAAACAACAGTTACATCTCTTATAGGAGATATGTTTAAAAAAAGTCGCTTAACAGGTAGACTTTCAGGAAATATTGGATATGTAGCATCAAAAGTTGCGCAAGAAGTAAAACCATCAGACTATTTAATTACTGAACTGTCATCATTTCAATTACTAGGAATTGAAAAATATAGACCACATATCGCCATTATTACTAACATTTACTCAGCTCATTTAGATTACCATGAGAATTTGGAAAATTATCAAAATGCTAAAAAACAAATTTATAAAAATCAAACTAAGGATGATTATTTAATTTGTAATTATCATCAAAGACAAGTTATAGAATCAGAAGATTTAAAAGCTAAAACGTTATATTTTTCAACGCAACAAGAAGTTGATGGTATTTATATCAAAGATGGCTTTATCGTATATAAAGGAATTCGAATTATAAATACGGACGATTTAGTATTACCAGGAGAACATAACTTAGAAAATATTCTAGCTGCTGTACTTGCTTGTATTTTAGCAGGAGTGCCTATCAAGGCGATTATTGATAGTTTGACTACTTTTTCAGGAATAGAACATCGATTACAGTACATTGGTACAAACAGAACAAATAAGTATTATAATGACTCAAAAGCTACTAATACACTTGCAACACAATTTGCTTTGAACTCTTTTAATCAACCAATCATTTGGTTATGTGGTGGGTTAGATAGAGGTAATGAATTTGATGAACTTATTCCTTACATGGAAAATGTTCGCGTAATGGTTGTATTCGGACAAACAAAAGATAAGTTTGCTAAACTAGGTAATAGTCAAGGGAAATCGGTCATTGAAGCAAACAACGTCGAAGATGCTGTTGATAAAGTACAAGATATTATTGAACCGAATGATGTAGTTTTGTTATCTCCAGCTTGTGCAAGTTGGGATCAATATAGTACTTTTGAAGAGCGTGGCGATAAATTTATTGAAAGATTCCGTGCCCATTTACCATCTTATTAA
- a CDS encoding cell division protein FtsQ/DivIB, which produces MDDKTKNDQQEPNEDKDELELFTRNTSKKRRQRKRSEATRLFDQNAKDTSQQAEFDEDIYLINKDFKKDNNDNSENNQSHEHISDGDADHGRSSNSINQVYNSNQENVRSNDSVDNGVSSNDENLNDENHQNDDVNSKDKVDVSELNDDKGKRKSKVTQLKPLTLEEKRKLRRKRQKRIQYSIITILVLLIAVILIYMFSPLSKIAHVNINGNNHVSTSKINKILNVKSDSRMYTFSKKNAINDLEEDPLIKNVDIQKKLPNTLNVDITENEIIALVKYKGKYLPLLENGKLLKDSNDVKINDAPVMDGFSGTKENDMIKALSDMKPEVRRYIAEVSYAPSKNKQSRIELYTTDGLQVVGDISTIADKMKYYPQMSQSLSRDSSGKLKTRGYIDLSVGASFIPYRGNTSNQSESDKNVTKSSQEENQAKEELQSVLNKINNQSSKNN; this is translated from the coding sequence ATGGATGATAAAACGAAGAATGATCAGCAAGAGCCAAATGAAGATAAAGATGAATTAGAACTATTTACTAGAAATACATCTAAGAAAAGAAGACAAAGAAAAAGGTCTGAAGCTACACGATTATTTGACCAAAATGCAAAAGATACATCGCAACAAGCAGAATTTGATGAGGACATATATTTAATCAATAAAGATTTTAAAAAAGATAACAATGATAATAGTGAAAATAATCAGTCGCATGAGCACATAAGTGACGGTGATGCTGATCATGGTAGGAGTTCAAACTCGATTAATCAAGTTTATAACTCGAATCAAGAAAATGTGCGATCAAATGATTCTGTTGATAATGGAGTTAGCTCTAACGACGAAAACTTAAACGATGAAAATCATCAAAATGACGACGTTAATTCGAAAGACAAAGTTGATGTTAGTGAATTAAACGATGACAAGGGGAAACGTAAGAGTAAAGTTACCCAACTTAAGCCTTTAACACTTGAGGAAAAGCGGAAGTTAAGACGTAAAAGACAGAAGAGAATTCAATATAGCATTATAACTATTTTAGTATTATTAATTGCAGTTATTTTAATTTATATGTTTTCACCACTTAGTAAAATTGCGCATGTAAATATAAATGGCAATAATCATGTTAGCACCTCGAAAATTAATAAAATTTTAAATGTAAAAAGTGATTCGAGGATGTATACATTTAGTAAGAAAAATGCAATCAATGATCTTGAAGAAGACCCATTAATTAAAAATGTTGATATACAAAAGAAATTGCCAAATACGTTAAATGTAGACATAACAGAAAATGAAATTATCGCTTTAGTAAAATATAAAGGTAAATATTTACCTTTATTAGAAAACGGGAAATTGCTTAAAGATTCAAATGATGTCAAAATTAATGATGCTCCTGTAATGGATGGCTTTAGTGGAACAAAAGAAAATGATATGATTAAAGCATTGTCTGATATGAAACCAGAAGTAAGGCGTTATATTGCAGAGGTTAGCTATGCACCAAGTAAAAATAAGCAAAGTAGAATAGAATTATATACTACTGATGGTCTTCAAGTTGTCGGTGACATTTCAACGATTGCTGATAAAATGAAATATTATCCACAAATGTCACAATCGTTATCAAGAGATAGTTCTGGTAAATTAAAAACACGCGGTTACATAGATTTATCTGTAGGCGCATCGTTCATTCCTTATCGAGGTAATACATCAAATCAATCAGAAAGCGATAAAAATGTGACTAAATCATCTCAAGAGGAAAATCAAGCAAAAGAAGAATTACAAAGCGTTTTAAACAAAATTAACAATCAATCAAGTAAGAATAATTAA